From the genome of Tachysurus vachellii isolate PV-2020 chromosome 2, HZAU_Pvac_v1, whole genome shotgun sequence, one region includes:
- the LOC132860632 gene encoding 5,6-dihydroxyindole-2-carboxylic acid oxidase-like isoform X2: MWTHAVLVLSCCAFVVRAQFPRECTSVDVLRSARCCPSPFGRVNDPCGASLGRGQCVPVQADSRAHGPQYPHVGQDDRERWPLRFFTSACRCNGNFYGFNCGRCKHGFTGANCETPEPVVRRNVLSLNPTERRVFINAMDQAKRTVHPDLVIVTRRYDEVFGPDGNITMFENITIYNYFVWSHYYSVSKTFLGGGQPSFGGVDFSHEGPGFVTWHRYHLLQLERDIQDMLGDPSFALPYWNFAIGGNQCDICTDDLMGARSSFDENGISSNSIFSQWRVVCESLDDYDTLGTICNSTETNPIRRNPAGNVNRPMVQKLPEPQDIEACLQLTTFDTPPFYSTSTGSFRNTIEGYSAPEGTYDPVVRSLHNLAHLFLNGTGGQTHLSPNDPIFVLLHTFTDAIFDEWLRRHPRAHDYPLENAPIGHNRDYNMVPFWPPITNAEMFVTAPENLGYSYEATWPARPITLTEIITIAVIAALIVVAIIFAVTTCAVRSRAHNSEGRQHLLGEQYQRYDDHDTHNSKGQSVV, from the exons ATGTGGACACATGCCGTTTTAGTGCTCTCCTGTTGCGCATTCGTTGTGCGCGCGCAGTTTCCGCGTGAGTGCACGAGCGTCGACGTTCTGCGCAGCGCGCGCTGCTGTCCGTCACCATTCGGTCGCGTTAACGACCCTTGCGGCGCGAGCCTCGGCCGAGGGCAGTGCGTGCCGGTGCAAGCCGACTCGCGCGCTCACGGACCTCAGTACCCGCACGTGGGCCAAGACGACCGGGAGCGCTGGCCGCTGCGTTTCTTTACCAGCGCGTGCCGCTGTAACGGGAACTTCTATGGCTTTAACTGCGGCCGGTGTAAACACGGATTCACCGGAGCCAACTGCGAAACACCTGAACCAGTCG TCAGAAGAAATGTTCTGTCTCTGAACCCGACGGAGAGGCGCGTCTTCATCAACGCTATGGACCAGGCCAAGCGGACAGTTCACCCGGACCTGGTCATCGTCACACGCCGCTACGACGAGGTGTTCGGCCCTGACGGTAACATCACCATGTTCGAAAACATCACCATCTACAACTACTTTGTGTGGTCACACTACTACTCGGTGAGTAAGACGTTTCTCGGTGGCGGCCAGCCCAGTTTTGGCGGTGTGGACTTCTCTCACGAGGGGCCCGGGTTCGTCACGTGGCACCGCTACCACCTCCTGCAGCTCGAGCGAGATATTCAG GACATGCTAGGAGACCCGAGTTTCGCTCTTCCTTACTGGAACTTTGCCATCGGAGGAAACCAGTGTGACATCTGCACTGATGATCTGATGGGCGCCAGAAGCAGCTTTGATGAAAATGGCATCAGCTCCAATTCCATCTTTTCCCAGTGGCGCGTAGTGTGTGAAAGCCTGGATGACTATGACACGCTGGGAACAATCTGCAACA GTACCGAGACCAACCCTATCAGGAGGAATCCAGCAGGGAACGTGAACCGGCCCATGGTTCAGAAGCTTCCAGAGCCTCAGGACATAGAAGCCTGCCTGCAGCTGACCACATTTGACACCCCTCCATTTTACTCTACTTCAACGGGCAGCTTCAGAAACACCATCGAGG GCTACAGCGCCCCCGAGGGTACCTACGATCCTGTGGTGCGAAGTCTGCACAATTTggctcatttgttcctgaatggTACCGGTGGACAAACACACCTGTCCCCTAACGACCCCATCTTCGTCTTGCTCCACACCTTCACTGACGCCATCTTTGACGAGTGGCTTCGGAGACACCCAC GCGCTCATGACTACCCATTGGAAAACGCTCCTATTGGCCATAACAGAGACTACAACATGGTTCCCTTCTGGCCACCAATCACCAACGCAGAAATGTTTGTAACTGCTCCAGAGAACCTGGGTTACTCCTACGAAGCCACCTGGCCCG CCCGTCCCATCACTCTGACTGAGATCATTACCATCGCCGTCATAGCAGCGCTTATCGTCGTAGCAATCATCTTCGCCGTCACGACGTGTGCCGTGCGCTCACGGGCCCATAACTCTGAGGGCCGGCAGCATCTCCTCGGTGAACAGTACCAACGCTATGACGatcatgacacacacaacagcaagGGCCAGTCTGTAGTTTAG
- the LOC132860632 gene encoding 5,6-dihydroxyindole-2-carboxylic acid oxidase-like isoform X1: MWTHAVLVLSCCAFVVRAQFPRECTSVDVLRSARCCPSPFGRVNDPCGASLGRGQCVPVQADSRAHGPQYPHVGQDDRERWPLRFFTSACRCNGNFYGFNCGRCKHGFTGANCETPEPVVRRNVLSLNPTERRVFINAMDQAKRTVHPDLVIVTRRYDEVFGPDGNITMFENITIYNYFVWSHYYSVSKTFLGGGQPSFGGVDFSHEGPGFVTWHRYHLLQLERDIQDMLGDPSFALPYWNFAIGGNQCDICTDDLMGARSSFDENGISSNSIFSQWRVVCESLDDYDTLGTICNSTETNPIRRNPAGNVNRPMVQKLPEPQDIEACLQLTTFDTPPFYSTSTGSFRNTIEGYSAPEGTYDPVVRSLHNLAHLFLNGTGGQTHLSPNDPIFVLLHTFTDAIFDEWLRRHPRAHDYPLENAPIGHNRDYNMVPFWPPITNAEMFVTAPENLGYSYEATWPGSSPHVLTILSPARPITLTEIITIAVIAALIVVAIIFAVTTCAVRSRAHNSEGRQHLLGEQYQRYDDHDTHNSKGQSVV; the protein is encoded by the exons ATGTGGACACATGCCGTTTTAGTGCTCTCCTGTTGCGCATTCGTTGTGCGCGCGCAGTTTCCGCGTGAGTGCACGAGCGTCGACGTTCTGCGCAGCGCGCGCTGCTGTCCGTCACCATTCGGTCGCGTTAACGACCCTTGCGGCGCGAGCCTCGGCCGAGGGCAGTGCGTGCCGGTGCAAGCCGACTCGCGCGCTCACGGACCTCAGTACCCGCACGTGGGCCAAGACGACCGGGAGCGCTGGCCGCTGCGTTTCTTTACCAGCGCGTGCCGCTGTAACGGGAACTTCTATGGCTTTAACTGCGGCCGGTGTAAACACGGATTCACCGGAGCCAACTGCGAAACACCTGAACCAGTCG TCAGAAGAAATGTTCTGTCTCTGAACCCGACGGAGAGGCGCGTCTTCATCAACGCTATGGACCAGGCCAAGCGGACAGTTCACCCGGACCTGGTCATCGTCACACGCCGCTACGACGAGGTGTTCGGCCCTGACGGTAACATCACCATGTTCGAAAACATCACCATCTACAACTACTTTGTGTGGTCACACTACTACTCGGTGAGTAAGACGTTTCTCGGTGGCGGCCAGCCCAGTTTTGGCGGTGTGGACTTCTCTCACGAGGGGCCCGGGTTCGTCACGTGGCACCGCTACCACCTCCTGCAGCTCGAGCGAGATATTCAG GACATGCTAGGAGACCCGAGTTTCGCTCTTCCTTACTGGAACTTTGCCATCGGAGGAAACCAGTGTGACATCTGCACTGATGATCTGATGGGCGCCAGAAGCAGCTTTGATGAAAATGGCATCAGCTCCAATTCCATCTTTTCCCAGTGGCGCGTAGTGTGTGAAAGCCTGGATGACTATGACACGCTGGGAACAATCTGCAACA GTACCGAGACCAACCCTATCAGGAGGAATCCAGCAGGGAACGTGAACCGGCCCATGGTTCAGAAGCTTCCAGAGCCTCAGGACATAGAAGCCTGCCTGCAGCTGACCACATTTGACACCCCTCCATTTTACTCTACTTCAACGGGCAGCTTCAGAAACACCATCGAGG GCTACAGCGCCCCCGAGGGTACCTACGATCCTGTGGTGCGAAGTCTGCACAATTTggctcatttgttcctgaatggTACCGGTGGACAAACACACCTGTCCCCTAACGACCCCATCTTCGTCTTGCTCCACACCTTCACTGACGCCATCTTTGACGAGTGGCTTCGGAGACACCCAC GCGCTCATGACTACCCATTGGAAAACGCTCCTATTGGCCATAACAGAGACTACAACATGGTTCCCTTCTGGCCACCAATCACCAACGCAGAAATGTTTGTAACTGCTCCAGAGAACCTGGGTTACTCCTACGAAGCCACCTGGCCCG GTTCATCACCACATGTGCTCACAATTCTCTCTCCAGCCCGTCCCATCACTCTGACTGAGATCATTACCATCGCCGTCATAGCAGCGCTTATCGTCGTAGCAATCATCTTCGCCGTCACGACGTGTGCCGTGCGCTCACGGGCCCATAACTCTGAGGGCCGGCAGCATCTCCTCGGTGAACAGTACCAACGCTATGACGatcatgacacacacaacagcaagGGCCAGTCTGTAGTTTAG